TTGAGATTCAAGATCAAGAGATGTTAAGAAAATACCCTAATATTAAATTAATGAAAAAAACTAAAGATGTTAAAGTTGCTTATTACTGTTATTATGGTGAAAATCCAGAGCAAAATGCTTTTAAGGTAATGAATGAATGGTTAGTTACTACAGGTATAAATCCTACTAAACAACGACTAAGAATATTTGGTTATAACAATCCATCTCCAACATCTTCTGAGCAGAAAGAGTATGGTTATGAAGTATGTGTAACAATAGATGATAATACTGTTATAAGTGATAAAAGAATAAAAACTAAAACATTAAAAGGTGCCCTTTATGCTATTTTAGGTATTAAGTTTAAAGACAGTAAAGACCCTGGTATGGAAATTTTGAAAAACTGGCAAATTTTAAACGAATGGTTTAAAGAAGGCAAATATGAGTATGATAAAAACTTTCAATGGTTTGAAGAACACCTAAGTTTTAATGATGACTTAACTGAGTTTAAAGGCATGGATATTTATGTACCAATAAAAGATAAATAAAAGAAAGAGATTATAATATGGAAATAAAATTAGTAAAAGAAGACGATGCTTCAAAAATGTTAGAAGTAGCCTTAAAGGCATTTGCTGAAGATGCCGAAAAATATGGAAATCCACCTCCTGAAATTGATACCTTAGAATGGCATCATCCTAAAAAATATGGAGGAATTTATTATAAATTTATTTTAGATAATGAGATTATAGGTGGCTTAAGAGTCATAAATAAAGGTGACGGACATTACTATTTTGCTTCTGCCTTTATAGTTCCAGAGCATCAAAACAAAGGTTATGGTAGTCAAGTTATGAAGTTTATAGATCAGGAGTTTACGAATGTTAAAAAATGGACTCTTGATACCCCATACAAAAGCTATCGCAACCACTATTTTTATGAAAAACATGGCTTTGTAAAATATGATGAAGTTAAGCCAAGCCCTAATCATGAGTTTAAGTTGTTTTTATACGAGAAAATAATGTAAAGCATTAATAAATTAAGAGTTGCCTTAAGGCAACTCTTAATTTATTATGTACTTATGTGATTAATTGTATGGCTAGCATAGATTATTATTATGTTTCAATTTTACTCTATAGGGGTAAATATGAGTATTATAAAAAAGGAGTATATCTTATGGGGTTTAGTCAAATATTTTGGGGTTTTATTTTTTTATTAAATTTTTATTTTAATGGTTTTAATATACTGCCATCATTTATAGGTTATATTTTAATTTACAATGGACTTAATAAGTTGTTACTTTATAATGATTATTTTCATAAAGCTAGTAAATCAGCTTTTTTCTTAATATTTTTATTCATACCAAATATTATAGAAAACTCAGAAATGTTATTAGGTGAATCGTTAACATTGATAATTTCAGTTATTACTACTATAGTAGGTATATATTTTATGTTTAACTTATGTTTAGGTATTGAGGATTTTGCTAAGAGTAAAAATAATTATGAAATAGCTAATAAAGCTAAATTTTACTGGCAAATGTATTTAGTTGTTGGCATCTTGTCTTTAT
This Clostridium sp. 'deep sea' DNA region includes the following protein-coding sequences:
- a CDS encoding AraC family transcriptional regulator, which translates into the protein MNYIERIQKSIDFIEVNLQNKIVISDAANKAFMSLSSFYRLFFALVGFTVKEYIRLRRISLAANEIKGTYCRVLDVAIKYDFTSSDSFSRAFKRCAGELPSVYKHSEKYFNFERINIMDIYLEIQDQEMLRKYPNIKLMKKTKDVKVAYYCYYGENPEQNAFKVMNEWLVTTGINPTKQRLRIFGYNNPSPTSSEQKEYGYEVCVTIDDNTVISDKRIKTKTLKGALYAILGIKFKDSKDPGMEILKNWQILNEWFKEGKYEYDKNFQWFEEHLSFNDDLTEFKGMDIYVPIKDK
- a CDS encoding GNAT family N-acetyltransferase, coding for MEIKLVKEDDASKMLEVALKAFAEDAEKYGNPPPEIDTLEWHHPKKYGGIYYKFILDNEIIGGLRVINKGDGHYYFASAFIVPEHQNKGYGSQVMKFIDQEFTNVKKWTLDTPYKSYRNHYFYEKHGFVKYDEVKPSPNHEFKLFLYEKIM